Proteins from a genomic interval of Elusimicrobiota bacterium:
- the hisA gene encoding 1-(5-phosphoribosyl)-5-[(5-phosphoribosylamino)methylideneamino]imidazole-4-carboxamide isomerase produces the protein MLIIPAIDIRGGNCVMLSQGKLEAETVYSKDPVFIAKMFAMQGAKRLHIIDLDGAFAGVPQNLSVLAKIRQAVNIELEFGGGIRKIETIEKIVNMGVDKVILGTLAVFNPDIVKEAVKKFNEKIIVAIDVLDEKIAIGGWKEVTQYNALEFANNMKEIGVKEIITTDIKKDGMLEGPNIDGIKKICKSELAVIASGGISTIDDVKKISKLERSGVSGMIVGKAVYTGSIKLEEAIKETQNRK, from the coding sequence ATGTTGATTATACCGGCAATTGATATCAGAGGCGGTAATTGCGTAATGCTTTCACAGGGCAAACTTGAAGCAGAAACGGTTTACTCAAAAGACCCGGTTTTTATTGCAAAAATGTTCGCTATGCAGGGTGCAAAACGATTGCATATAATTGACCTTGATGGTGCATTTGCAGGAGTCCCGCAAAATTTGTCAGTGCTTGCAAAAATTCGGCAGGCAGTGAATATAGAACTTGAATTTGGCGGCGGTATCAGAAAAATTGAGACGATAGAAAAAATTGTAAATATGGGGGTTGATAAAGTAATACTTGGAACACTCGCTGTGTTTAATCCCGATATTGTGAAAGAAGCAGTTAAAAAATTTAACGAAAAAATTATTGTTGCAATAGATGTTTTGGATGAAAAAATCGCAATCGGTGGTTGGAAAGAAGTCACTCAATACAATGCACTGGAATTCGCAAATAATATGAAAGAAATCGGTGTAAAAGAAATCATAACTACTGATATAAAAAAAGATGGGATGCTGGAAGGACCTAATATAGATGGTATAAAGAAAATATGCAAAAGTGAGTTGGCAGTGATTGCGTCAGGCGGTATTTCAACAATTGACGATGTAAAAAAAATATCTAAACTTGAAAGGTCTGGTGTGTCTGGAATGATTGTCGGTAAAGCAGTCTATACTGGTTCAATAAAATTAGAAGAAGCCATAAAAGAAACGCAAAACAGGAAATAA